Proteins encoded in a region of the Mucispirillum schaedleri ASF457 genome:
- a CDS encoding GspE/PulE family protein has translation MSMDFESVKSQYMKFPDKSDFVPVGADNGDIKFYYADDAGLQKAKFMSFSLGINPDYEYTEKRHILEILESFGGEVDDMASDDESNDLEDDANILTSSYDDAPVIRLVNQIIISAVKNGASDIHFEGRDGAFLIRIRVDGCLNTLKTYPKSVHDPILARIKVIGQLDVAETRRAQDGRINLKIGNRVIDIRVSTMPSINGEKAVLRILERSSDFTSLQQIGLDGELYEKFRPYLDKPNGIILVTGPTGSGKTTTLYASLLAMNRDNKNVVTIEDPVEYHIDNVTQVQMNPAVNLTFAAAIKTFLRQDPDIILVGEIRDNETAEAAIQASLTGHLVLSTLHTNDSPTAIARLIEMEVEPFLISSSLAVVIGQRLVRKTCPHCQEEVSADDYIKSTFLRAGIEINSYIKGKGCSNCFNTGYRGRIGIFEMLEITDSLRSLINKRASSYDIKEAARKEGFRTMFEYGAELVKKGITTPSEVLSVTKVD, from the coding sequence ATGAGTATGGATTTTGAAAGTGTAAAATCTCAGTATATGAAATTTCCTGATAAAAGTGATTTTGTGCCTGTTGGTGCAGATAATGGAGATATAAAGTTTTATTATGCTGATGATGCGGGACTGCAAAAAGCAAAGTTTATGAGTTTTTCACTTGGAATTAATCCTGATTATGAATATACAGAAAAAAGGCACATATTAGAGATACTTGAAAGTTTTGGCGGCGAAGTAGATGATATGGCATCTGATGATGAAAGCAATGATTTAGAAGATGATGCAAATATTTTAACATCATCTTATGATGATGCACCAGTTATCAGGCTTGTAAACCAAATCATTATCAGTGCCGTAAAAAATGGTGCCAGTGATATTCATTTTGAGGGCAGAGATGGTGCATTTTTAATCCGTATAAGAGTGGATGGTTGTTTAAATACTTTAAAAACATATCCAAAAAGTGTTCATGACCCAATACTTGCCCGCATAAAAGTTATAGGTCAGCTTGATGTGGCAGAAACAAGAAGAGCTCAAGATGGTAGAATAAATTTAAAAATAGGTAACCGTGTAATAGATATTCGTGTATCTACTATGCCGTCAATTAATGGAGAGAAAGCCGTTCTTCGTATATTAGAGCGTTCATCAGATTTTACATCTTTACAGCAGATTGGTTTAGACGGTGAGCTTTATGAAAAATTCCGCCCATATCTTGACAAACCAAATGGTATTATACTTGTTACAGGTCCCACTGGGAGTGGTAAAACAACAACTCTTTATGCTTCATTGCTTGCAATGAATAGAGATAATAAAAATGTAGTTACAATAGAAGACCCTGTTGAATATCATATTGATAATGTAACACAAGTGCAGATGAATCCAGCTGTAAATTTAACATTTGCAGCAGCAATTAAAACATTTTTAAGGCAGGACCCTGATATTATATTAGTTGGTGAAATTCGTGATAATGAAACGGCAGAAGCTGCTATTCAGGCATCATTAACAGGGCATTTAGTTTTATCTACACTTCATACAAATGACTCTCCAACAGCTATTGCAAGGCTTATTGAAATGGAAGTAGAGCCTTTTTTAATTTCTTCATCACTTGCTGTTGTAATAGGTCAAAGGCTTGTAAGGAAAACATGTCCGCATTGTCAGGAAGAAGTATCAGCAGATGATTATATAAAATCCACTTTTCTTCGTGCAGGTATAGAAATAAACAGTTATATTAAAGGTAAAGGCTGTTCTAACTGCTTTAATACTGGTTATAGAGGCAGGATAGGTATATTTGAAATGCTTGAAATAACAGACAGTCTGCGAAGCTTAATAAATAAGCGGGCTTCAAGCTATGATATAAAAGAAGCAGCACGAAAAGAGGGTTTTCGCACTATGTTTGAGTATGGTGCAGAGCTTGTAAAAAAAGGCATAACAACACCATCAGAAGTGCTTTCTGTTACAAAGGTTGATTAA
- a CDS encoding type II secretion system F family protein, which produces MAAYSYKGISKTGKEVKGVREAVSRQVLTSELLSEGIFVSSISDMREKQPFFAKLQEIFAKKLNLSDTFFQLSLLLRSGIPLVEALKIVAKSTKEQHLKNALLESASKVSEGMRFSDSLSKYPKIFEPMYVNLIKASEQVGKLAAILADIAVYEEDKRKNTDKIKTAMVYPMTILVMGFAVLGFLLAFVVPKMESIFASMKQQIPASTQFLLHVSDFVSEYGLVLLLFIMFIIFSIRYLYRNNNKFRLALDKKLFKINLVSHVSVSKFAHVLSFQLKEGLPLTDALHYASLVIDNKYMYNIVSQVRESVQAGTKFSVAVRNAGIFPELFPAAVSTGESSGNMPELLERVNEFYSKNVDKFLTSFISAIEPIFIVIIGVLVGFIVVSIMQPLFSMNSLVQ; this is translated from the coding sequence ATGGCAGCATACAGTTATAAAGGCATATCAAAAACAGGCAAAGAAGTGAAAGGTGTGCGTGAAGCAGTAAGCAGGCAGGTATTAACCAGCGAGCTTTTATCAGAAGGAATATTTGTTTCTTCCATTTCTGATATGCGGGAAAAGCAGCCATTTTTTGCCAAATTGCAGGAAATATTTGCAAAAAAACTTAACTTATCAGATACTTTTTTCCAGCTTTCACTGCTTTTAAGAAGCGGAATACCACTTGTAGAAGCATTAAAAATTGTTGCAAAAAGCACAAAAGAGCAGCATTTAAAAAATGCTTTGTTAGAATCAGCATCAAAAGTTTCAGAAGGTATGCGGTTTTCAGACAGTTTATCAAAATATCCTAAAATATTTGAGCCAATGTATGTAAACCTTATAAAAGCATCAGAGCAGGTTGGCAAACTTGCTGCCATTTTAGCAGATATTGCAGTATATGAAGAAGACAAGCGAAAAAATACAGATAAAATTAAAACAGCTATGGTTTATCCTATGACTATACTTGTTATGGGGTTTGCAGTGCTTGGTTTTTTACTTGCCTTTGTTGTGCCTAAAATGGAATCTATTTTTGCATCAATGAAACAGCAGATACCTGCATCTACTCAATTTTTACTGCATGTTTCTGATTTTGTCAGTGAATATGGTCTTGTGCTTTTATTATTTATTATGTTTATTATATTTTCTATCAGGTATCTATATAGAAACAATAATAAATTCAGACTGGCTCTTGATAAAAAGTTGTTTAAAATAAACCTTGTTTCCCATGTATCTGTATCTAAGTTTGCCCATGTATTATCATTTCAGTTAAAAGAAGGGCTTCCCTTAACTGATGCTTTGCATTATGCATCTCTTGTTATTGATAATAAGTATATGTATAATATTGTAAGTCAGGTAAGAGAATCGGTGCAGGCAGGGACAAAATTTTCTGTGGCAGTTAGAAATGCAGGTATTTTTCCAGAGCTTTTTCCAGCAGCAGTATCAACAGGTGAATCTTCCGGAAATATGCCTGAACTTTTAGAGCGTGTAAATGAATTTTATTCTAAAAATGTTGATAAGTTTTTAACATCATTTATCTCTGCTATTGAGCCTATATTTATTGTTATTATTGGTGTGCTTGTAGGTTTTATTGTTGTATCTATTATGCAGCCGCTTTTCTCAATGAATTCTTTGGTGCAGTAA
- a CDS encoding LysE family translocator encodes MSDITNYYGFILAVIMLSITPGADTVFILTKSIAGGYRQGFASVFGIVCGLFVHTMLAAFGLSVILMTSALLFNIVKIAGAAYLIYLGIMALKSKSSININEDNASYSFFAVFRQGFFTNLLNPKVALFFLALLPQFVKSNVSSPVPFLILGLTFIFIGSLWSIFLVWASARMSNILRQSKFSYYLNKTAGVIFIALGLNILRLKN; translated from the coding sequence ATGTCAGATATTACAAATTACTATGGTTTTATTTTAGCAGTTATTATGCTTTCCATTACACCGGGAGCAGATACTGTTTTTATATTAACAAAATCAATAGCAGGCGGATACAGGCAGGGATTTGCTTCTGTTTTTGGTATTGTATGCGGTTTATTTGTTCATACAATGCTGGCTGCCTTTGGTCTTTCTGTTATATTAATGACTTCTGCACTTTTATTTAACATAGTAAAAATTGCAGGGGCGGCATATTTAATATATCTTGGTATAATGGCATTAAAATCAAAATCAAGTATTAATATTAATGAAGATAATGCTTCGTATTCATTTTTTGCAGTATTCAGGCAGGGTTTTTTTACAAACCTTCTTAATCCAAAAGTGGCACTTTTCTTTTTAGCACTTTTGCCACAGTTTGTAAAAAGTAATGTGTCAAGTCCTGTTCCATTTTTAATATTAGGTCTAACATTTATATTTATAGGTTCACTGTGGAGTATTTTTTTAGTATGGGCATCAGCAAGGATGTCAAATATATTAAGGCAGTCTAAATTTTCATATTATTTAAATAAAACTGCAGGTGTAATATTTATTGCTCTTGGATTAAATATTTTAAGACTTAAAAATTAA
- a CDS encoding thiamine phosphate synthase, whose product MVSGLNFLAVLDDNFFNEHIFETAEKLDGTAEIIWFRFKNYNNIHYKLNKIRKIVKKSILTLSSDYVLAEKYGFDGIHLNKNTIKDYNTFKPASSLITGYSSHSAAEIDNIKADYYTLSPIFDTPKPYNVNQLGIIDYDKTKKVFALGGINLENLEIIKKHFYGFAGIRVINDILS is encoded by the coding sequence ATGGTATCAGGATTAAATTTTTTAGCAGTATTAGATGATAACTTCTTTAACGAACATATATTTGAAACAGCAGAAAAACTTGACGGCACTGCTGAAATTATATGGTTCAGGTTTAAAAATTATAATAATATCCATTATAAACTTAATAAAATAAGAAAAATTGTAAAGAAAAGTATTCTTACACTAAGCAGTGATTATGTCCTTGCAGAAAAGTATGGCTTTGACGGCATTCATCTTAATAAAAATACTATAAAAGATTACAATACTTTTAAACCAGCATCAAGTCTTATTACTGGCTATTCAAGCCACAGTGCAGCTGAAATTGATAACATAAAAGCTGATTATTATACCTTAAGCCCCATATTTGATACACCAAAACCATACAATGTAAATCAATTAGGCATCATAGATTATGATAAAACCAAAAAAGTATTTGCTCTTGGTGGCATTAATCTTGAAAATTTAGAGATAATAAAAAAACATTTTTACGGCTTTGCAGGTATAAGGGTAATAAATGATATATTATCCTAA
- a CDS encoding TolC family protein — MKKVQIFLILLLLASGTYSFGADITFSQALESLYGTHEGIAQAEADYKQKEYAKKAALGLYSPQIYLNAAYTYFGNDLTMDVDLSPVSDTVNGILSSLPIPLPPLNLPSSMEQVVQQDQFFSLNAAMIWPVFTGGKIYAANKAASANLEIARYGKTIRHDELGIAMAEKYFTLRFINDIIALKQDVKNSMQEHYNKALKMEKAGMLAKVERLHAEMALSDAEKSLDTSIREAKLVESALKSMISSNDNNITPATPLFIINTEDIEALMYFQDMASTSNAKLKQVQSAKKLAHAGVINSTSSFIPKINAFGMVNIYDYQLSSLAPDYIVGLQMSLNLFDGLKNYHQLKMSKQSEESTKLIALRAEKDIRTLIEQQYITMENARADYEASLKSLAFTEEYLRARQKAFNQGMATSLDVVDAELALSNSKMSAIKAAYKFDMALINMLSTAGMFDSFESYRAKAFVEPGLK, encoded by the coding sequence ATGAAGAAAGTTCAGATATTTTTAATACTACTGCTGCTTGCATCAGGCACTTATTCTTTTGGTGCAGATATAACATTCAGTCAGGCTTTAGAAAGCCTGTATGGAACACATGAAGGTATAGCACAGGCAGAAGCCGACTATAAACAAAAAGAGTATGCAAAAAAAGCTGCATTAGGGCTTTATTCTCCGCAAATATATTTAAATGCAGCTTATACATATTTTGGCAATGACTTAACTATGGATGTGGATTTAAGCCCTGTCAGCGACACAGTCAATGGAATATTAAGCAGCCTTCCTATTCCACTTCCACCGCTTAATCTGCCATCATCTATGGAACAGGTAGTTCAGCAGGACCAGTTCTTTTCATTAAATGCAGCAATGATTTGGCCAGTTTTTACAGGTGGTAAAATATATGCTGCCAATAAAGCTGCAAGTGCAAATTTAGAAATTGCAAGATATGGTAAAACTATCCGCCATGATGAGTTAGGTATTGCTATGGCAGAAAAATATTTTACACTTCGTTTTATTAATGACATTATTGCATTAAAACAGGATGTAAAAAACTCTATGCAGGAGCATTATAATAAAGCATTAAAAATGGAAAAAGCTGGTATGCTTGCAAAAGTGGAAAGGCTTCATGCAGAAATGGCTTTATCTGATGCAGAAAAATCACTTGATACATCTATTAGAGAAGCTAAACTTGTAGAATCAGCATTAAAATCTATGATTAGCAGTAATGATAATAATATAACGCCTGCAACTCCGCTTTTTATAATAAATACAGAAGATATTGAAGCGTTAATGTATTTTCAGGATATGGCATCAACTTCTAATGCTAAATTAAAGCAGGTGCAGAGTGCTAAAAAACTGGCTCATGCAGGAGTGATTAACAGCACATCATCATTTATCCCTAAAATAAATGCTTTTGGTATGGTAAATATTTATGACTATCAGCTTTCAAGCCTTGCACCAGATTATATAGTTGGCTTGCAGATGTCATTAAATCTTTTTGATGGTTTGAAAAATTATCATCAGTTAAAAATGAGTAAACAGTCAGAAGAAAGCACAAAATTAATAGCTTTAAGAGCTGAAAAAGATATTAGAACTCTTATAGAGCAGCAGTATATAACAATGGAAAATGCAAGGGCAGACTATGAAGCATCTCTTAAATCTCTTGCTTTTACAGAAGAATATCTTAGAGCAAGGCAGAAAGCCTTTAATCAGGGAATGGCTACAAGTTTAGATGTGGTAGATGCAGAGCTGGCTCTTTCAAATTCAAAGATGTCTGCAATAAAGGCAGCTTATAAGTTTGATATGGCTTTAATAAATATGCTTTCAACTGCGGGTATGTTTGACAGCTTTGAATCATACAGGGCAAAAGCATTTGTTGAGCCGGGGTTAAAATAG
- a CDS encoding HlyD family secretion protein has translation MKYIYYSVAFIVIGAIIAVSVWYATRPVPLTIQGEFHSKQVQVAAKVPGNIATLPVIEGQKVKKGEILATIDSPALKAKETQAAAAVKAAEAQQKKVDDGARQEEITALYNIYQKAVAAEQYAFKTYSRVKSLHDDGVVTTQSLDEALTQWKVLQNDVRASKANYEMAKIGARPEDKTAAEAIKEQANGVLQEVMVLLEDTILHSPIDGEVSTVVVEQGELVTPGFPVITIVDLEDTWVTFYLREDLLKNIRMGTVINVEIPALSDSQIYPVEVRYIAPAGSYAVWSATKTSADFDLKTFEVKAYPQQKIPGVRAGMTAVFYSDVKHK, from the coding sequence ATGAAATATATTTATTATTCTGTTGCATTTATAGTAATAGGTGCCATTATTGCAGTTAGTGTATGGTATGCCACAAGACCTGTTCCCTTAACAATACAAGGAGAGTTTCATTCAAAACAAGTGCAGGTAGCGGCAAAAGTTCCTGGAAATATTGCAACACTTCCTGTTATAGAGGGGCAGAAAGTTAAAAAAGGCGAAATTTTAGCTACTATTGATTCACCTGCTTTAAAAGCAAAAGAAACTCAGGCTGCTGCGGCAGTAAAAGCTGCTGAGGCACAGCAGAAAAAAGTAGATGATGGAGCAAGACAGGAAGAAATTACTGCTCTTTATAATATATATCAAAAAGCAGTGGCTGCAGAACAGTATGCATTTAAAACATATTCAAGAGTAAAGTCACTTCATGATGACGGTGTAGTTACCACTCAAAGTTTAGATGAAGCCTTAACTCAATGGAAAGTGCTGCAAAATGATGTGAGAGCATCAAAAGCAAATTATGAAATGGCAAAGATTGGAGCAAGACCAGAAGATAAAACAGCAGCAGAGGCTATAAAAGAGCAGGCAAATGGTGTGCTGCAGGAAGTAATGGTGCTGCTTGAAGATACAATACTTCATTCACCAATAGATGGAGAAGTGTCAACAGTTGTTGTGGAGCAGGGCGAGCTTGTAACTCCCGGGTTTCCAGTTATTACTATTGTGGATTTAGAAGACACATGGGTTACTTTTTATCTTAGGGAAGATTTATTAAAGAATATCCGTATGGGCACAGTTATAAATGTGGAAATACCAGCATTATCTGACAGTCAGATATATCCTGTAGAAGTAAGATATATTGCACCTGCAGGCAGTTATGCAGTGTGGAGTGCTACAAAAACAAGTGCAGATTTTGACTTAAAAACATTTGAAGTTAAAGCATATCCACAGCAGAAAATTCCGGGAGTAAGAGCTGGAATGACTGCTGTATTTTATTCAGATGTTAAACACAAGTAA
- a CDS encoding ABC transporter permease, with product MTISEYFRTIKYFFEREWHFLLHTRRKLFYFILITPVILFTVLIGVFANPVIREIPIAVIDEDNSALSLELTSIIQASPYVNIIEKVPNMKVAEKLIRGGKIYGIVLIPEDFSKRALGYKGAEVVLYYNNELFIVGSLVNKGVFSAVKDYSDFHNKKYMMSHGVPAYDADFQVHPVNIGEKILFNPYLNYQYFFVFGLIPAAFQLFVICVILYGVLYEERSRKYLDIIDMVNKAPFSYTFGKLLPYAVLFAFSGMFMLFVLFVYIKVPMVSGYWKIIIATMMYVYVSMAAGLFIAVILRPLAFSAAAVYAAPTFAYAGISFPQVAMPKYAYYLSEFFPLTHYHRVLVNEAIRGSAPYNSTGSEILYLFLLGTFVFAVSIIVIKLYSHIYLRRQV from the coding sequence ATGACAATATCAGAATATTTTAGAACTATAAAATATTTTTTTGAAAGAGAATGGCATTTTCTGCTGCATACACGCAGGAAACTCTTTTATTTTATACTTATTACTCCAGTTATTTTATTCACTGTTTTAATAGGTGTTTTTGCTAATCCTGTAATAAGAGAAATACCTATTGCTGTTATAGATGAAGATAACAGTGCATTATCATTAGAATTAACAAGCATTATTCAGGCATCTCCCTATGTAAATATTATAGAGAAAGTGCCAAATATGAAAGTGGCAGAAAAACTCATCCGTGGTGGAAAAATATATGGTATAGTGCTTATTCCTGAAGATTTTTCAAAAAGAGCATTAGGTTATAAAGGTGCAGAAGTTGTTCTTTATTATAATAATGAGCTTTTTATAGTTGGCAGTCTTGTAAATAAAGGAGTATTTTCTGCTGTAAAAGATTATTCTGATTTTCATAATAAAAAATATATGATGAGCCACGGGGTGCCTGCTTATGATGCAGATTTTCAGGTTCATCCTGTAAATATTGGTGAAAAAATACTTTTTAATCCATATTTAAATTATCAGTATTTTTTTGTGTTTGGGCTTATTCCTGCGGCATTTCAGCTTTTTGTAATATGTGTTATTCTTTATGGTGTGCTTTATGAAGAGCGTTCAAGAAAATATTTAGACATTATAGATATGGTTAATAAGGCACCTTTTTCATATACTTTTGGCAAACTGCTTCCTTATGCTGTATTGTTTGCATTTTCTGGAATGTTTATGCTTTTTGTATTATTTGTATATATAAAAGTGCCTATGGTTTCAGGATACTGGAAAATAATTATTGCTACAATGATGTATGTGTATGTTTCAATGGCAGCAGGGCTTTTTATTGCAGTGATACTTAGGCCGTTAGCTTTTAGTGCAGCAGCAGTATATGCCGCCCCAACATTTGCTTATGCAGGTATATCTTTTCCACAGGTAGCAATGCCAAAATATGCTTATTATTTAAGCGAGTTTTTTCCATTAACTCACTATCACAGAGTTTTAGTAAATGAGGCTATTAGAGGCAGTGCCCCATATAATTCTACAGGCAGTGAAATATTATACCTTTTTTTATTAGGCACATTCGTTTTTGCTGTATCTATTATTGTAATAAAGTTATACAGCCATATATACCTTAGGAGGCAGGTATGA